In a genomic window of Streptomyces sp. SJL17-4:
- a CDS encoding sensor histidine kinase — protein MHIAFFLLLGASLARFLLRHPWEDRSPWIVALSGALASLYLLGPVVGTRAAPRRIAWLGTVVAVWILLVVLAPSFAWCAVPLFYTGLRTLPARAALGLVTLLTAFVVFAQVQLAHGGWDPNLIVAPPAVAAIATGVFVYSDRQAARQRALIDDLIRTRRELAAIERREGTLAERQRLSMEIHDTLAQGLSSQQMLLQAADRTWDSDPATARRHVRTAESIAERNLAEARRFVHDLAPADLAEGGGLEEALRGLAARESTAFRVDGTAVPLPERVQSALLRIAQGALANIREHAGADSAALTLTYLDDQVVLDIADDGRGFDPVETPGGVRGHGLPAMRVRARQLGGTLTVESTPGEGTVLSAAIPLPGPHPANPPSAPPPPPNPPPNPPSQES, from the coding sequence ATGCACATCGCCTTCTTCCTCCTCCTCGGCGCCTCGCTCGCCCGCTTCCTGCTGCGCCACCCCTGGGAGGACCGCAGCCCCTGGATCGTCGCCCTCTCCGGCGCCCTCGCCTCCCTCTACCTCCTCGGGCCCGTCGTCGGCACCCGCGCCGCGCCCCGCCGGATCGCCTGGCTGGGCACCGTCGTCGCCGTCTGGATCCTCCTCGTCGTCCTCGCGCCGAGCTTCGCCTGGTGCGCGGTGCCGCTCTTCTACACGGGCCTGCGCACCCTCCCGGCGCGGGCCGCGCTCGGCCTGGTCACGCTGCTCACCGCGTTCGTGGTGTTCGCACAGGTGCAGCTCGCGCACGGCGGCTGGGACCCGAACCTGATCGTCGCTCCGCCGGCCGTCGCCGCCATCGCCACCGGGGTCTTCGTGTACTCGGACCGGCAGGCGGCCCGTCAGCGGGCGCTCATCGACGACCTGATCCGCACCCGGCGCGAACTCGCCGCGATCGAGCGCCGCGAGGGCACCCTCGCCGAGCGCCAGCGGCTGTCCATGGAGATCCACGACACCCTGGCGCAGGGCCTGTCCAGTCAGCAGATGCTGCTCCAGGCGGCCGACCGCACCTGGGACAGCGACCCGGCCACCGCCCGCCGCCATGTCCGTACGGCCGAGTCCATCGCCGAACGCAACCTCGCCGAGGCCCGCCGTTTCGTCCACGACCTGGCACCCGCCGACCTCGCCGAGGGCGGCGGCCTCGAAGAGGCCCTGCGGGGCCTGGCGGCCCGCGAGTCGACGGCCTTCCGGGTCGACGGGACCGCGGTCCCGCTCCCCGAACGGGTGCAGTCGGCGCTCCTGCGGATCGCGCAGGGCGCCCTCGCCAACATCCGCGAGCACGCCGGCGCCGACTCCGCCGCCCTGACCCTCACCTACCTCGACGACCAGGTGGTCCTGGACATCGCCGACGACGGCCGCGGCTTCGACCCGGTCGAGACTCCGGGCGGCGTGCGGGGGCACGGGCTGCCCGCGATGCGCGTGCGGGCGCGGCAGCTGGGCGGCACCCTGACAGTCGAGTCCACGCCGGGCGAGGGCACGGTGCTCTCGGCCGCGATCCCCCTCCCGGGTCCGCACCCGGCGAACCCGCCCTCGGCCCCACCCCCGCCGCCGAACCCGCCCCCGAACCCGCCCTCCCAGGAGTCGTGA